In Sesamum indicum cultivar Zhongzhi No. 13 unplaced genomic scaffold, S_indicum_v1.0 scaffold00228, whole genome shotgun sequence, the DNA window CGCCCATCTTCAGCGAGGACGACTGGCGTTGCCCAGACAGACAAAGGGCGAGGGGAGGAGAGGGCAGGGGGGAGGCGAGGGTGTGGGTTCGCCGAAGAAGATTGGGGGAGGGGAGGAGTGGGGTGGGTTGGCCGGGGAAGAAGATTGGAGGTGGGTGGGAGGCGGGGTGGGTGGgggataatttttattttaaatttttttataaattataattatatatattataaatatattttaataattataaattaaaattaaaattattatacattaatatatttagtttgaCCAGTTGACTAAAAGAGgcattttagtaattatttatgaaaaaataggtTTAAATTGACAAAGAGACGgtatgattattaaaaatctCATAGgaaaatttttgatattttaatatatcagaagggtcaaaatgaatttaaccctctatatatatatgctcaaATTAAGTATCTCTGTTGCAATGCAATGAATGCTGCACCCAACAAACTGCGAACCTAATAACCACTTCCATCACATAAACACATCCATCCATCCGTCCATCGTATGTGTATTTGCTACAGAAAATGACAGTGACGCCCCATCCATCTCTCCTAATTcctcatctcttcttcaaaatCAGATAAAGAAAGTTTTGGTCTTCTTcaccccaccaccaccagGGAGAGGCGCCATGGCCTCATCCTACAAGAGACTGAAGAATGAGATTAATTTGTTGGACGAAGATCACGAGGATTTCGACATCAGAGAGAAGGTGATAGGGAGGATCAGCAGAAGAAGATTTCAGGTGAGGAGAAAACTGAGGGTGAAAATCCCAAACCTGAAGAGGTTGTTGAGAAGAAAAGTAAAGGTAGTGAAGGTTGCATGGAAGAAGATGTACAAGAGGTTGAAGGAAAGTCAGTCACATTTTGGTGATCTTTTTGCTGGGAATTATCTGTTCATGCAGGTCACTCCAACTCCCTTCAAGTATGCActtgatcatcatcatcataattatgTTAAGACCCACCAACATGATCATGATGTTCATGACTTCTCTTCTTCTGGCTATTCCCTTCCAGCTCCAagagttattaattaatgcttGATATATACATGCATTGATATGGTGTGCTTCGAGATctcctcttctttttcaattgtaaGAAACGTTGGAGATCTGCTGCCTGCTGCCTGCTTTCTGCTGCTGCTTCTATTGTTTAATTGCCTCCTTAAGTTGTACTTAAATTTGTTTGCATATTGATTTCAAGAGATGTAGTGCTGTCTGTCTGTGATGTTGATCTATGATATGTTATTGATCTCCCAGAAAAACTcacatattattttgtttagttgtatagctttttaattttggtgtaGAGTAATATTGCAGAAGTTGTTGTTAGGAATAGGTAGTATTAataatcaacaaaagatgGATAAGATGTGATGAATATGTGAGAATGCAGCAGAGATGAAGACTAACCGTTGGGTGAGTTGGTGGGTGGCGAATTTATGGCTCGCCGACgattctttctctctctactcaATCAAACTGATCACCTCTCCTTTTCTTCCCCTGCAAAATGAGGTGCAAATGAATTGATTCAATGTCAGCTCATTTATTGGAAAATGAATCATGTCTGGGTTTATGCGCTCCATTTATTGAATGCTGGAGAAGTTTGCTTCTATATACGTATGATGTATCCATCACAAACACTCTCAACTACtcttcattattattattatcattgaAAATATGTTGTATTTGTGGAGTTTATACCAAATTACCCACATCTCATATCTCAATAAAGAATTCATTAGTAAATCCAattgacaatatttttttattatgaaatattttattttcttgaggaaaagcaaaaattatacaaaccaCGCTTGCTATGTGATGTGATTGGAAGGAGCTAGAATTTCCAGTCTAAGCTCTCAGCCAAATACAAGCAATAACATAAAGGCTGggcaatattttcaaaatctataAAGAATGAGTAGTTGAAGAAATTCATTAAGCTCATGGGGATGGGGTGGTAAGTAGTATTCTCACTCGTACTTGCTCATATCAGCAAAAGTTTCCCTCTCGCCCAAAGGATCCCAAATTCCAACTCCACCTTAAATTTAGTCTCATAGAATATCgacattatttattacaatgggcaaacaaataaaatacatttgcTTGAGTTGAATCATCTTTCTTTTAAAGCCCACATATTGATAGAAAATAGGCCCATTTGGTTTTTGAAATGGGCCTAGTCCAGATAATAGTATGCAGACaccacaaaatgaaaaatcaaaaaaagaGGAGAGATCGAGAGAGAGTTTTTCAACTTTGAATaaggagaagagaagagaacaTAGCGAAAAAAGAAAGGGGGAAACGAACAATAGGGTTTCTTCACACAGGTACGACTATTTCGCGCTTACGTATCCTGTTAAATCTCGATTCAATTTGCAGAATTTTCTCCGGAATATTTAAAACtcaccttttttttcttttgcactAATTGTAGCTTTACTGAGCGATTGGTTAACTGAGACCTGAGTTCGTATTCGGTAGAATGGCTACTGAGGAAGAAGAACTAGCGGTTGCAAGAGCAAATTCCGAAGGTGAAGATGATTCAAGCTTGAATAAAGAAGCTGTGGAGAAGAAGGATCAACGGaaggagaaaaggaaaaagcgGTTACTAAAGGAAGCGGAAAAAGCGGACAGGCGCGGTGTTTGCTATTTAAGTCGGGTACCCCCGCACATGGATCCTCTGAAGCTTCGTCAGATTCTGTCTCAGTATGGAGAAATTCAAAGGCTCTACCTCACTCCTGAAGGTCaagtattttagtttttttgtctAACGGGATTTATTGAGTTGCTTGGTGCAAATGCGTGTTTCGGACCTGATGGTAGGTTTGGTGATCATGAGATTATAGCTTGGTGCACTGGAGTTGGGTGATTGTTTGATGGAGTTCGGCTTAATTTGTGATGCTTGGTTTTGCAATTGAAAGTCCTCTGTATTTTACCATACCAATCTAGCTGCTTAGTCCAATTTCTTTGTATGCAGATCCTGCTGCTCAAGTTCGACGAAAAAAGTCTGGTGGATTCCGAGGACAAGAATTTTCGGAGGGGTATGCTTTTGTCTTTGTATCTTCAAGATGTTCACCATGGAACCGGAATGGTGTCTGTCATTTGCCTTTATTACTCTTAACTTGCTGTTGGAGACATTTTCAGTGCTTCAACATAGAAGTTCCGTGTTTCTGTGAGGTTCCCCCATTCTCTCGGAGACTTCTAGTTCATATTATCAACAGCTGACCAAGTATTCCTCCATGCAGGTGGGTTGAATTCACTGACAAGAAAGTTGCCAAGAGAGTGGCTAGGATGTTAAACGGCGAACAGATTGGTATGTTGGGTGAACTgttttctttaacaaaaacCTCTAAAATCCTGCATGCTTACTTTGTATCATCTCATTTGGTTCTTTGTAAAATTGTTCATGATATTTGTTGAAATGGAGCAATTAGCATCTAACAAAAGCTCGATGAAATAACTGCATTAGCTTTGATAGCTGTAACTTGCTATGCATGAGGGACATTTTACGAGGAGAATATTCAACAATGGTGATATTTACTTTTACTAATTCAGAGAACAATTTGATCCTTATTACTCATAGGATTTGACTTAACAGATCTGTTTTGTCATAGAGCTTTAAAATCTATGGAGTTTTCCTTTCTAGTGGAGCATGCTCCTCTAGCATTTTTGATCGATGTAGGAATGATCTGATTGGATACTTCTTATTATGGCATGAGCATAGCTGGTGTAGCTCACACATCTTCTTTCTGGTTCAGGTGGAAGGAAAAGATCATCATTTTATTATGATCTGTggaatatcaaatatttgagTAAATTCAAGTGGGATAATCTTACCGAAGAGATAGGTACACGACTCTTAACGACTCTTAGTCCTTTGCTATGCTGTTCAAAGCTGCAGGATGAAATTTAATGTcctgaataattattttcagcATACAAGAATGCTATTCGGGAGCAAAAGCTGGCTTTGGAACTCTCTGCTGCCAAAAGAGAGCGGGATTTTTATCTATCCAAAGTTGACCAATCTAAAGCATTGAGTAAAATAGAAGAACGGTTGAAGAAGGTGAATCCACTTTATCCatgtaaaatatgtttttgttaCTTAGATGTACTCTGTATTATTATGATTACcatggattttattttataatttgatgcattattaatttataccttATTGTGCCACAAAGGATATATAACTTAAATCTCTCATTCAACGATTTTGTCAAtggataattttctttttagctGATTCTTCAAGGCaccatattttctttgaactgatactaacataattttatatatttgtcaatgcAGAAGCAAAAGGTTGACGTACTACCAAAAGTGATGCGCCAGTTCCCACAGAAAAAACCAGTTGTGAATGAAACTGGGGAGAATAAGGCTCAGCTGTCGAGGGATATCCTGGCAGGAGTGAGTGTCTTTCTATCTGGGTTATGCCACTGTTGTGACTTGCGCCATTAAGTAATTGCTAATGTGAAATCTTATGCCTTTTTCAGGTTTTCGGCGGCTCTTCATAGACCATTTTTACCCATATATATGATTTCGTGATGCTTTGCTCGGTGGAGTCCCATTTTTTATGTCTCGAGCACATAATACCCagtttctttgttttcatatCTGTAGCTTTAGAAACTAGCATAGATCTTGCAGCAGAACGATAGAGATTACTGCATTGTGATGTGAAGAGTCTAAAACCACTCTTATTTGTTGAATCACAAATTGCAGTGCTGAATTTCTGCCGTCTCTCAGGTaatgtttaaataatttgaacgTACCAGACTTGGTTTGTTTAAACAATTTGAACATACCAAACTCAAACCAAGTCGTGGATTCTCTGATATTGTTTGCCCTTTCCCCGATATGAGGTTTCCATTATACTTTCAGTGTCATTCTGAAGAGTGGTGTTGTTCAGTGGCAATACACACCGTTGGCATAATTTTGTTGGGTTTAAGGTTCTATACCATTAAACCCAAATTTAAAAGCTGTCAAAATGAT includes these proteins:
- the LOC110011408 gene encoding uncharacterized protein LOC110011408; the protein is MLHPTNCEPNNHFHHINTSIHPSIVCVFATENDSDAPSISPNSSSLLQNQIKKVLVFFTPPPPGRGAMASSYKRLKNEINLLDEDHEDFDIREKVIGRISRRRFQVRRKLRVKIPNLKRLLRRKVKVVKVAWKKMYKRLKESQSHFGDLFAGNYLFMQVTPTPFKYALDHHHHNYVKTHQHDHDVHDFSSSGYSLPAPRVIN
- the LOC105179872 gene encoding pre-rRNA-processing protein ESF2 → MATEEEELAVARANSEGEDDSSLNKEAVEKKDQRKEKRKKRLLKEAEKADRRGVCYLSRVPPHMDPLKLRQILSQYGEIQRLYLTPEDPAAQVRRKKSGGFRGQEFSEGWVEFTDKKVAKRVARMLNGEQIGGRKRSSFYYDLWNIKYLSKFKWDNLTEEIAYKNAIREQKLALELSAAKRERDFYLSKVDQSKALSKIEERLKKKQKVDVLPKVMRQFPQKKPVVNETGENKAQLSRDILAGVFGGSS